The DNA region TAGAGCGGTCTGCACAACCAGAAGTAAATAGTTGGGAATTGTGCTCCCCTTATCAGAAAGAAGAGAAACGACCCGGGCGAAAGCTGCCATCGCAAAAGCCGCGCCGAGCGCCATGTAGATGAAATCCTGCGCCAGCATGACCGCCGCCAGTCCGAAGCCGAGATAGAAACCACCGACGGAGCGCTGCTCTGCGTAACCGTCGCGGCGCTCTGCGCGTGGTTGAAGGCCGAAAAGCTGCATCGCATATCCGGGCGCGAACATGATGACGAGACCCGCAAGAGCCGTGAACGCCGCCGTGCAAAAGGCGAGCTGTTCGCCAAACGTCTCCGGAAAATAGAACTCCATGGATCAACTCCAAATCATGCCGCGAATACTTGACCTTATGACATGATTGCGCCGGATGGAAAACGGCGGTCCATCGCCGATCTATAGGAAGCTTTGCGGATCGACATCGAGCTGCACGTGCACTGAGCCGCGCTCTTTCGGCGCCTGCGCGAGCATCGTTCGCAGAAATGCCTGCATGTCGGTATTCCGCCGTCCGTGCACGAGCAGCCGGAAACGGTAGCGGCCGCGAACGAGCGCCAGCGGTGCTTCGGCCGGGCCAAGGATGGAGATGCCGGATACCTGAGGCGCCGCATTCCGCATGCTGCGGGCGTGGTTTTCCGCGTCGTGCCGCGTTTCGGCCGAAACGATGATCGACGCAAGGCGCCCGAATGGCGGCAGAATTGCCCGCTCGCGCTCGACGATTTCCCGCTCATAGAACGCGCTCGCGTCGCCTGAAACGATCGCCTGCATGACGGGATGCTGCGGCTGATATGTCTGCAAGAGGCCGTGACTTTTCAGACCCGTTCGCCCCGCCCGGCCCGTCACCTGCGAAAGAAGCTGGAACGTCCTTTCCGCCGCACGCGGATCGCCGTTGGCGAGACCGAGATCCGCATCGACGATGCCGACGAGTGTCATCAACGGAAAGTTATGCCCCTTGGCGACAAGCTGCGTGCCGATGACGATATCCGCTTCGCCCTTGGCAATCGCCTCAAGCTCCAGCCGCAGGCGTTTGACGCCGCCCATGATGTCGGAAGACAGCACAATCGTCCGCGCGTCGGGGAAATGGCGCTCCACTTCTTCGGCAATGCGCTCGACCCCCGGGCCGCAGGCAACGAGATGGTCAAGCGTTCCGCATTCCGGACAGGCCTCCGGCGTCCGCTCCGCATGGCCGCATTGATGGCACTGGAGCTGCTTGCGGAATCGATGCTCGACAAGCCAGCTCGAGCATTGCGGGCACTGGAAGCGGTGGCCGCAGACACGGCAGAGTGTCAACGGCGCGTAGCCGCGGCGATTGAGGAAGAGCAGCGCCTGCTCGCCCTTTTCGACCGTCTTGCCGATCGCGCGGATCAAGACCGGCGAGAGAAAGCCCCCCTTCTCCGGCGCATGCCGCCGCATATCGACGAGATGCAAATCGGGCAGCGCCGCGTTGCCGAAGCGCGTCGGCAGATGGATGGTGCTGTAGCGCCCGTTCTGGCCGTTCACCTGGCTTTCGACAGAAGGCGTCGCCGACACGAGAACGACCGGGAAATCGCCGATACGTCCGCGGACGACGGCCATGTCGCGGGCATTGTAATAGACACGGTCTTCCTGTTTGTAGGCTGGATCATGCTCCTCATCGACGACGATGAGCCCGAGATCTTCGAACGGCAGAAACAATGCCGACCGAGCGCCGGCAACCACGCGAACCTCGCCGGTCACCGCCTGCCGCCAGACTTTCTCGCGCATGCGCGGCGCAAGATCGGAATGCCATTCGGCCGGTTTTGCGCCGAACCGGTCCTGGAAGCGCTCGAGGAAACTTGCGGTGAGTGCGATTTCCGGCAGGAGGATCAGCACTTGTTTGCCGCGGCGAAGCGTCTCGGCAATCGCCTCGAAATAGACCTCGGTCTTGCCGGACCCCGTCACGCCATCGATCAGCGAGACGGCAAACTCACGTTTTCTGACTTCGGTCAAAATCTCTTCGGCTGCATCCTTCTGCGGCCCCTGCAGCCGCGAAGACGCAAAGTCTGGATCGGGTTTTGCCACGACCGGAGGCGGTGGCAGGAAAATCGTCTCGAAGAGCCCTTGGCTGATGAGGCCGTCGACGACGCTCGTGGAAACGCCGGCGGCGTGCGCAAGTCCGGTCCGTGTCCACGAGATACCGTCCGATGCCGTATCGAGCACCCGGGCACGCGCAGGCGTCATCCGTTCCGGCGCGCCGCCGACGAAGCGCAATCCTTCCACCATCGGCTCCGGTTCGAAGGCATTCGGCGCACGAAGCGCCATGCGGGCAACAAGACCGGGCGGGGATAGCGTATAGGCAGCTACCCAGTCGATGAAATCCCGCAATTCCTTGGAAAGCGGCGGGCAATCGAAGACATGCGTGATCGGCCGGAGCTTCTTCGCATCGATGCCATCTTCGCCGCCGTCCCAGACAACGCCGATCACCTGCCGTGGCCCAAGCGGCACCTGTACAACCGAACCCGGCTCGACCGCGATGCCGTCCGGAACCGAATAGGAATAGGGTTTCGGCGCGGGCATGGGCACGAGAACCGGAACCGTGCGGTTCGCGGCCGGTGCTTCGAATAACGCGCCAAAGAGATCGGACGAATCTGTGCTCATCAGGCGTGACCATGCCCGCTACGAGGCAAAAAGAAAACCTGCGAGAACATAAGCTACTCTTCCTCGTCGATGATGCCGGTCAACCGCATCCCCTCGATCCATGTGGCGCCGTCCTGCCGCACGACCCGGCGTGCCCGCACGCCGCATCGCTCCCCGACAGCGGCGGCAAGAAGCTCTGAGTGGGTGACGACCCAGACTTGGCTGCTACGCGACGCTTCCGCAATCATATCGGCAAGCGGAGGGAGCATGTCGGGATGGAGGCTTGCTTCCGGCTCGTTCAAGGCAATCAAGGGTGGTAGGCGATAGGACATCAACGCTGCGGCCAAGCCGAGAAAGCGGATCTGGCCATCCGAAAGTTCACGCGGCCGAAACACCCGATGCGGAAAGTCCGGCAAGGCAAGACCGAATTCCGCCGTCTCACCCGGCTCCGGTACCACCAAGCCTGCGCCGCCAAGCGCAGCAGCGATCGCACGGTCGAGATCGACGGTATCTTCCCGCGTATGCACCAGCGTTGCAAAGACAGCCGCCAGATTGCCCCCGTCCTCGTCCAGCATCGGTGCCGTGACGGCCAGGCATGGCGCGCGCAGCGGCGATGATCGATCGGTCCTGAACCCGTGAAAGAAGCGCCATCCATCGATAGCGCGCCGGAGCGTGCCCACCTCCGGATAGTGCCCGGCATCGCCCAGGAGAGCGATCGCTGTTTCCGAGGTCAGAGCCTGTTCGGGATAATCCTGCATGCGGCCGTTCGGCCCCCGGACTGATATGGCCGGCCCATTGCGCTTCATCGTTGTGACCGGACGCGTGCCGGTTTCGACCGAAAGCTCTTCCGCCTTGATCTGCGGCTCGAAAGGAAAGCCTGCGGCAGCCTTCGGGGGCCGCATTCCCGCCTCGACCCGATAGCGGAAGGTGATCGCTCTTTCCTGATCTAGCAGCTCGGCCTCCAGCCGGATGCGCACCGGGCCTTCTGATTCCCGTCTCGGGCCAGACCATAGGGAGGACAGCATCCCGCCTTCGGCCGCGATTTCATGCGCAAGACGGCCACGCGTTGCAGCCTGGATCAATTGCAGCGCGCGATAGAGATTGGATTTCCCGGCGCCGTTTTCGCCGATGAAAAGATTGATGCCCGAAAGATCCATGCGGATCGATCGCAGTGACCTGTAGTTCTGGGCGAACATCGAACGGAGCAGCATGCCTCGCTTTAACCTATCCGGTCAGCGAAATGAATGGGCCGCCACTATCTCGGGCGCCGGCGGCTGCACAAGCGGCAGGAACCGTGCATCGCTGTCCGCAAGCAGATCATGCACCGTGTGTTTTTCAAGCGCCTTGGTCACTTCGTTTATGTCGCCGTCCAGATGCTCTACCGGAACGAGATTGCCGATGATGAAATCAAAGCGGTCGCCGCGCTTGTTGAGAAGCTCATGAAACACCGTCATATCGCGCAGTTCCGTCGACCACTTGGCAAACCAGTAGAAAAGACCGGAATTGCGCGCGGTCATATGCACCGGCAGGATCGGCAGATTGTATTTGCGGGCGAGGCCGACGGCAGAATTTTTCCACGGCCTTTCATTCAGCCGGCCGTTCGCCCAATAGGCAATGCGGCCCGAGGGAAACAGTATGGTCGCCTTTCTTTCTTTCACGGCGTGGTTCGTGAACTGCAGAGTCTCGCGAGTCTTGAGTTTCGTCTTGTATTCGTCCCGCCATTCCACAGGGATCACCATTTCCGCAAATCGCGGATTGACGCGCACCGCGTCCCGGTTGGCAAAGAACATCATGTCCGGGCGGCGGCTCTTCAGAAGATCGAAGACAGCGACGCCATCTGCGATACCGGTCGGATGATTACTGACGAGGATGAAGCCGCCGGAAGCGGGGATACGCTCGCCATATCTGACCGCGATATCCAGCATCAGCAGGTTGCTCATATACTCGAAGCACTGAAAGCCCGGCATGTTCGCCACGTCGTTGGCGAACTGAAGCGCCTTGTTATAGCGCAGAAGCGTATAGAGAAAGGGCCGCATTACCGGCCAAAGCGGGTGGCGGACGATGCGCTTGCCGCGCTCGGCGATCAAAGTATCTACGATGTGTCCGGGCTTGCCGTGGGAAACCAGAGTGATCGCTTCCGCGAGCTGTCCGAAAGCCGTCGTGGATTGGCGCCGTGCCATGCAAGGTCCTGTTTCGTTCGGAACAGCTATCGCAACCTATTATGATGGAAGCATGACAAGCGCTTGGCCGATATTAGCAATTCCCTAACTGTCCCCCTTCAAACTTGGCAAAGGCAAAAACAAAATCAAGGCCCGCGCCGTGAACGAACTCCTGATTATCGCCGACCCGCGCCTGATGGCCGAACGCAACGCCTGGCTTGAAAATCTCAAGCGCGAGCGGCGCCTTTCGGAACACACGCTCGACGCCTACGAGCGCGACAGCCGCCAGTTCCTCACCTTCCTGACCGGCCATATCGGTGGCCCGGCGACGGTGAAGGATATAGCGTCTCTTCGCCCGGCCGATTTCCGCGCTTTCCTGGCCGCCCGCCGGAAGGAGGGCTCCGGAGCCCGGTCGCTCGGCCGTAATCTGGCCGGTCTTCGCTCGCTGCTGCGCTATCTGGAAAAGAAAGGGCTCGTGAACGCTGCAGGCGCCGGTGCGGTTCGCTCGCCGAAACAGCCGAAATCCCTGCCAAAACCGCTCTCCGACAAGCAGGCGATCACTGTCGCCAGCGACGCGGCGCAGCTTCACGAGCAACCATGGATCGCTGCACGCGATGCCGCCGTCTTCACGCTCCTTTATGGTTGCGGTTTGCGCATCTCCGAGGCACTAGACCTGACAGCGGATAACTTGCACGCGGGCGCTACGACATTGCGCATCACCGGCAAGGGCAACAAGACCCGCCTGGTTCCATTGTTGCCCGTCGTTCTTGAAGCGGTTGAGAAATACCGTTCACTCTGCCCTTACCATCTGGACAACGCAGCGCCGCTCTTCCGCGGCGCACGAGGCGGGAAGCTCCAGGCGGGGATTATCCAGCGCACGATGCAGAGGATGCGCGGAGCCTTTGGACTGCCGGAAACGGCAACGCCGCATGCGCTGCGGCACTCGTTTGCGACGCACCTTTTGGCCGGAGGCGGTGATCTGAGGACCATCCAGGAGTTGCTTGGTCACGCGAGCCTTTCCACGACACAGGTCTATACCGGTGTCGACTCAGCGCGTTTGCTCGAAGTCTACGATCGTGCCCATCCAAGGGCGTAATCTTTCGTTAACGCATTCTCTTAAAGGAATATGCGCCGGAAAGGCGTAGAGCAGAGATTGACATGGACTGCGAGCGGAACACCATCATGACGATTTCCATCGGCCACCGCGCCTTCGGAATTGCGCGGCCGGGCAATATCCTGCTCTGGCTGATCGCGGCCTTGCATATGCTGCTTGCAGCTACCCTTCTCGCTACGCTCCTTTCGGTATCTACAGCTCAGGCTGCCGACGATACTTGCACCGGCAAGAATCTGATGACCGAGTTGCAGCAAAAAAACCCTGCCCGCTATGCAGAGGTCGTCAAGGAAGCGGATGCGGTGCCGAACGGCAAAGGCATTTTCTGGAGAATTGAAAAGCCTGGTCTGAAGCCTTCGTGGCTGCTTGGCAGCATGCACGTCACCGATCCGCGCGTGCTCGACTTGCCGCCCCATGCCCAGGCAGCCCGCGATAGCGTCGATACGATTATCATCGAATCTGATGAGATCCTGAGTGAGAAAAAGGCGGCAGCGGCGCTCCTTGCCCGGCCGGACCTCACCATGTTCACCGATGGCACGACGATCGAAAAACTGCTCTCGCCTGAAGATTATGCCCGTCTCGACGCTGGCCTCAAGCAACGCGGCATTCCGCTCGCCGCCGTTTCACGCATGCGACCCTGGATGATTGCGAGCGCCGTCGCGCTCCCCGCCTGCGAGATTTCTCGCAAGGCGAAGGGCATCCGGTTCCTCGATCAGGAAATCGCAGCCGACGCCGCCGCCGAAGGCAAGCAGGTGCGCGGGCTTGAAACGCTTGCTGAACAACTGCAGGCAATGGCCGAACTTCCGGTCGAATTTCACCTGAAGTCACTGATCGAGACCCTGGAGCTCGGCTCCAAGATGAACGACGTCGTGGAAACGATGACCGATCTCTATCTCACCGGCGATATCGGCATGACCATACCAATGCTGAAGACGGTTTCGCCGGACGGCAAGAACGAGGAGAGCGACTACGCCAGCTTCGAGCAGCGCATCATCCTTGACCGCAACAAAATAATGGCCGAGCGCGCCGCCCCCATCCTCGCTAACGGCAATGTCTTCATGGCCGTCGGCGCGCTTCATCTTCCTGGGGAAGCTGGCGTGGTCGAACTGCTCCGCAAGCAGGGTTTCACCGTTAGCACCGTGAATTGAAAAAGCCGCAGCCTTTTCGAACTGCGGCTTTTGATCCGGATATCTTCAAAGCTTACATATGGATCGGCTTGAAGAAGGCAGCGAGTGCCGCTTCCTTCACGGCTTCGGACATTGTCGGATGCCCATGGCAGGTGCGTCCGAGATCCTCGGCAGAACCGCCGAATTCCATCAGGACGGCAATCTCGTGGATCATCTCGCCGGCACCGAAGCCGACGATATGGCCGCCGAGAACGCGGTCCGTTGCCTTGTCCGACAGGATCTTCACGAAGCCGTCCGTCGCGAGCATGGCGCGAGCGCGGCCATTTGCGGTGAACGGGAACTTGCCAACCTTATAGGCGATGCCTGCAACTTTCAGCTCTTCCTCGGTCTTGCCGACGGAAGCGACTTCCGGCTGTGTGTAGACGACGCTCGGGATGACATCGTAATTCACATGACCGGCCTGGCCGGCAAGGATTTCGGCAAGCGCCACGCCTTCGTCTTCCGCCTTGTGCGCCAGCATCGGACCCTTCACGACATCGCCGATCGCATAAATGCCAGCGACATTGGTACTGAAGTGGCCGTTGATCTCGACGCGGCCGCGATTGTCGAGCTTGACGCCCGCTTCTTCAAGACCAAGGCCCTCAGTATAGGGCATGCGGCCAGTGGCGATAAGAACGACTTCCGCGTCAAGCGTCACCTTGTCGCCTCCCTTGACCGGCTCGAAGGTCACCTTCGCGCCCTTGCCGCCCTTCTCGACGCCGACAACCTTGGCGCCGAGATTGAAGTCGATGCCTTGCTTGGCGAGCATGCGCTGGAACTGCTTGGCGACATCGCCATCCATGCCGCCCAGGATCGTGTCGAGATATTCGACGACGGTTACCTTCGCGCCGAGGCGCGACCAGACCGAACCAAGTTCGAGGCCGATGACGCCGCCACCAACGACGATCATCGTTTCCGGCACCTTCTCCAGCGCAATACCACCGGTCGAGGAGATGATCACTTTTTCATCGAATTCAACTTGGACCCCCGGAATGCCGGCAACATCGGAGCCAGTGGCGATCACGATGTTCTTGCCTTCGATTTCCTGCGCCTTGCCATCGTCGCCCATCACGGAGACTTTCCCGGCGGAAACGATCTTGCCGGTGCCCTGGAAGGCATCGATCTTGTTTTTCTTGAAGAGGAAGGCGACGCCGTCGACGTTCGCCTTCACCGTCGTATCCTTATGCGCCAGCATCTTTTCGAGATTGAGCTTCGGAGCCGTCACCTCGATACCGAGCGCTTCCATGCCGTGACCGGCGTGATGGAACATTTCGGAAGCGTGCAGCAGCGCCTTGGAGGGGATGCAGCCGACGTTGAGGCAGGTGCCGCCGAAGGTCGCGCGCTTTTCAACGACCGCAACCTTGAGGCCAAGCTGGGCCGCCTTGATCGCGGCGACATAGCCGCCGGGGCCGGTTCCGATAATGATCACATCATAGGACATTATTTCTTTTCCCTTTGCTTTAATCGTTTAGTCGGCCGCGCGGGTGAGTGCGAGGCGGAAGCCGAAGCCAACCAATGCGGCGCCGGTGATGCGGTTGAACCATTTGCCGCAGGCAATGAAGCGGTCGCGGATGGGCTTGACCGTGAAGAAGATCGAGACGCCGGCAAACCATGCAACGAGTGCGGATGCCATGCCAATGCCATAGCCGAACTGGATCAGCGCCGGCGTATCGTGATGCACCAGCGTCGAAAACAGTGACAGAAAGAAGAGCACCGGCTTCGGATTAAGGGCATTGGTGATGAAACCTGTGCCGAGGCACTTGACCGCCGAGAACGGCCTGCGATCCGCCTCCGTGACATCGATCTCATTCACCTTAAAGCCGGGTTCGCGGAAGGATTTGATGCCGAGATAGACCAGATAGGCCACACCCGCCCACTTGATCATCGCAAACAGCATCAGGGATTGCGACACGACGAGGCCCAGGCCGAGGATCGTGTAGCTGATGTGGAAGAGCAGCGAAAAACCCATGCCGAGGCCGGTCATCATTGCGGCGCGGCGGCCATGCACGATGCTCTGGCGAAGGATCACGGCAAAGTCGGCACCCGGAACGACAATGAAGATCGAGAAGACGGCCATCAGGCCCAGGAATTCAAAAATATATTGCATCGTTTTGCCCTTTGCGGCCTAGCGTCCGCCACTGACGTTGAGGACTGCACCTGTGACATAAGAGGCTGCCGGAGAAAGAAGATAGAGCACGGCATCGGCTACCTCCTCCGCCGTTCCCGACCGCTGCATCGGAATGCTCGGCGCCATATCGCGCGCACGGTCCGGCAATCCGCCGGAGGCGTGAATATCGGTGTCGATAATTCCCGGGCGGATCGCATTCACCCGAACGCCTTCAGCGGCGACTTCGCGGGCGAGCCCGATCGTAAAGGTATCGATCGCAGCCTTCGATGCGGCATAATCCACATATTGGAACGGTGATCCGATGATCGCCGCCATCGACGAGATGTTGACGATCGCTCCGCCCTTGGCGCCGTGCTTGCTCGACATGCGGCGCACGGCTTCCGCCGCGCAGAGAATGGAGCCGGTGACGTTGACGCGCATCGTCCGCTCGATGCGATCGCCGCTCATTTCGTCGACGCGCTGAGCCATATCGATGATCCCGGCATTGTTCACCAGCCCATCAAGCCGGCCGAAATGGTGATCAACGGTTTCGAACATCAAAGCGATATCAGCGGCGTTGCCGACATCGCCTTTCACGGCAATCGCCTCGCCACCGTCCGCCGTGATCGCTTCAATGACGGCATCCGCGGCGACCTTGTTCGAGGCGTAATTCACGGCAACCCGCCAGCCTTGCCTAGCAGCAAGCCTTGAGACGGCAGCACCGATGCCACGGCTTCCGCCGGTCACGAGCAGAACAGGCGCATCGCTCATTTCGCGCATTCCTTGAAGGTCAGGACGTCCCAGGGCGCAACCGTCGCCTTGCCTTCGCCCCAGATCGAGGACTCGCGGATCGCCGGACCAAAACCAGGGAGCACGATCCTATCCGCGGCGCTCGCCGTCTCGGCTTGAAGGTTGTCCAGTTCGCCCGCAGCACTGACGCTGTAGACCGGGCCCTGCCAGATCGTGCAGGCGTCGAGGTCGGCACCTGTCACATCCCCACCAGGGCAATTGAACATGATTATGCCGATCGCACGATCCGGATCCTCCGACGGCATTACATAGCCGTCCAGGGAGATCGACGTTTTCACCACGCTGATCTTGAACTGGTTGCTTGCAGCAGCAGCATCGGAACCGAGCGGCGAAAAGCGGAGTTCGTAGGCATCATCGCGATCCGCATAGACGGCATTCGACTGCTTGCAATCGGCCGGCAGCGCAGCACCCGTCATCGCGCACAGGAAGAACGGCACCGCCAAGGCAGCTGCCAGTTTCAGCCTAACAATGCGATGCGAACTGCCGTCCACCGCCGGAACTCCACGCGCCATAAGGCACTCCTTGCCGCGAAAAACAGGGCCGCTCGTGCGGCCCCCATCCTCTTAGAGATCGAGAACCAGGCGCTCCGGATCTTCCAGGCTTTCCTTGACGCGGACGAGGAAGGTCACGGCTTCCTTGCCGTCGACAATGCGGTGATCGTAGGAGAGGGCAAGATACATCATCGGACGGATGACGATCTGACCGCCGACGACGACCGGACGGTCCTGGATCTTGTGCATCCCGAGAATGCCCGACTGCGGTGCGTTGAGGATCGGCGAGGACATCAGTGAGCCGTAAACGCCGCCATTGGTGATCGTGAAGGTGCCGCCCTGCATGTCGGCCATCGAGAGCGTGCCGTCGCGCGCAGCCTTGGCAAGACGGCCAAGGTCCTTCTCGATCTCGGCGATCGACATTTGGTCGGCATCGCGGATGATCGGAACAACTAGGCCTTTGTCTGTGCCGACGGCCATGCCGATGTGGCAGTAGTTCTTGTAGATGATGTCGGTGCCGTCGATCTCGGCGTTGACGGCCGGCAATTCCTTCAACGCATGCGTCACGGCCTTGGTGAAGAAGCCCATGAAGCCGAGCTTAACGCCGTGTTTCTTCTCGAAGACGTCCTTATACTTGGCGCGCAGGTCCATGACCGCCTTCATGTCCACCTCATTGTAGGTGGTGAGCATGGCTGCGGTGTTCTGCGCGTCCTTCAGACGCTTGGCGATCGTCTGGCGCAGGCGCGTCATCTTCACGCGCTCCTCGCGGGTGGCGTCCTCCACCGTCGACGGGCCACGGGCTGCAGCGGGAGCCGCAGGCGCAGCTGCCGGAGCGGAAAGACCCTTGGCAACGGCAGCGATTACATCGCCCTTCAGCACCTGGCCGCGCTTGCCGCTGCCTTCGACCTGATCGGCAGAGAGATTGCTTTCAGCCAGCATCTTGGCGGCAGCCGGCGCCGGCGGCATGGTTGAAACCGAGGCCGGGGCGGAAGCAACCGATGCTGCAGCGGCAGCGGCCGGAGCGGCAGGCGCTGCCTCGGCCGGAGCCGCGACGGCCGGCTCGGCGGCCTTTGCGGGAGCGGCAGCCGGGGCAGCAGCGCCCGCGGCGATCTGGCCAAGCAGCGCGCCGAGACCAACGGTCTCACCAGCCTGAGCGACAATTTCGGACAGCGTGCCGGAGGTGGGTGCCGGTACTTCGATGGTCACCTTATCGGTTTCAAGCTCAAGAATCGGCTCATCGGCCTTGATGGCGTCGCCAACCTTCTTGAACCAGGTGCCGACGGTTGCCTCGCTGACGGATTCACCGAGAGTTGGAACGCGGATTTCTGTGGCCATTGTTCAAATCCTGATTTGGTTGTTTTCATTTATTCGTTTCCGGCGCCAGACGGCCGGAGAATGATCGAGGGCATCGGCAAAATTTCGAAGTGAAAACCGAAAGCGGAGCGGATGATCGGATCGGCATCGGCGAGCGCTTTCGCGGCCTCCTGATCCTCGACCGAGACGACAGCCATGCCCCAGGCACCTTCGCCCTCGAAGACGGGGCCGACAGCAATTGCCGATCCCGCTTCTGCGTTCTGGCGCCAATATTCGGCATGCCGTTCCATCGCAGCCATTTCCTCCTCGGTCGCGTCGTTCGGAAAGTGGGAACGAGGCGGCACGAGTCTCAAGAAGAAATATGCCATCGTCCCCAACTCCTCAGCCGCCCAGCGCATCCTCGAGGAATGCGGCGAGCTGCGACAGATGCTTGGACATCAGGCCCGTTGCAGGTGAAGCGGCAGCCGGACGTCCGGTGTAGCGCACGCGCTGGTACTTCGCATCGATGTGGGCGAGAACCCATTCGAGATATGGATCGATGAACGACCATGCCCCCATGTTCTTCGGTTCTTCCTGGCACCAGACCATTTCCGCGTTGCGGAAGCGGGAGAGCTCGTTGATGAGCGCCTTGGCCGGGAAAGGATAGAGTTGTTCGACACGCAGCAGGTAGACATCATCGACACCGCGCTTCTCGCGCTCTTCCAGAAGGTCGTAGTAGACCTTGCCGGAACACATTACGACGCGGCGAATCTTGTTGTCCTTCTGCAGTTTGATCGGCCCGTCCTTGATGACCTCCGCGTCGTCCCAGAGAAGACGATGGAAAGAGGATTCGCCTGCCATCTCTGCGAGGCCCGAAACCGCCCGCTTGTGGCGCAGCAGCGACTTCGGCGTCATCAGGATCAACGGCTTGCGGAAGTCACGCTTCAGCTGACGGCGCAGGATATGGAAATAGTTCGCCGGCGTCGTGACGTTGGCAACCTGCATGTTGTCTTCCGCGCAAAGCTGCAGGAAGCGTTCGAGGCGGGCTGAAGAGTGCTCCGGACCCTGACCTTCGTAGCCATGCGGCAGCAGGCAGACGAGACCCGACATGCGCAGCCACTTGCGTTCGCCCGACGAAATGAACTGGTCGAAGACGACCTGCGCACCGTTGGCGAAGTCGCCGAACTGGGCTTCCCAGAGTGTGAGCGCATTCGGGCGGGCCAGCGAATAGCCGTATTCGAAGCCGAGAACAGCCTCTTCGGAAAGCATCGAATTGATGACTTCGTAACGGGCCTGCGTCGGCGACAGGTTGGCGAGCGGGATATAGCGTTCTTCAGTTTCCTGATCGTAGAGGACCGAATGGCGCTGCGAAAAAGTGCCGCGTTCGCAATCCTGACCTGAAAGGCGGATCTTATGTCCTTCGAGGCAGAGCGCGCCGAATGCCAACGCCTCACCCATTGCCCAGTCGATGCCTTCGCCCGTCTGGATCATGTTGGCCCGGTTTTCCATGAAGCGCTGGATCGTGCGGTGCGCGTGGAAGCCCGCCGGGATTTCCGACAAC from Rhizobium sullae includes:
- a CDS encoding AGROH133_08824 family phage infection protein, which codes for MEFYFPETFGEQLAFCTAAFTALAGLVIMFAPGYAMQLFGLQPRAERRDGYAEQRSVGGFYLGFGLAAVMLAQDFIYMALGAAFAMAAFARVVSLLSDKGSTIPNYLLLVVQTALAALPLAYSLGFFAT
- a CDS encoding primosomal protein N', whose amino-acid sequence is MSTDSSDLFGALFEAPAANRTVPVLVPMPAPKPYSYSVPDGIAVEPGSVVQVPLGPRQVIGVVWDGGEDGIDAKKLRPITHVFDCPPLSKELRDFIDWVAAYTLSPPGLVARMALRAPNAFEPEPMVEGLRFVGGAPERMTPARARVLDTASDGISWTRTGLAHAAGVSTSVVDGLISQGLFETIFLPPPPVVAKPDPDFASSRLQGPQKDAAEEILTEVRKREFAVSLIDGVTGSGKTEVYFEAIAETLRRGKQVLILLPEIALTASFLERFQDRFGAKPAEWHSDLAPRMREKVWRQAVTGEVRVVAGARSALFLPFEDLGLIVVDEEHDPAYKQEDRVYYNARDMAVVRGRIGDFPVVLVSATPSVESQVNGQNGRYSTIHLPTRFGNAALPDLHLVDMRRHAPEKGGFLSPVLIRAIGKTVEKGEQALLFLNRRGYAPLTLCRVCGHRFQCPQCSSWLVEHRFRKQLQCHQCGHAERTPEACPECGTLDHLVACGPGVERIAEEVERHFPDARTIVLSSDIMGGVKRLRLELEAIAKGEADIVIGTQLVAKGHNFPLMTLVGIVDADLGLANGDPRAAERTFQLLSQVTGRAGRTGLKSHGLLQTYQPQHPVMQAIVSGDASAFYEREIVERERAILPPFGRLASIIVSAETRHDAENHARSMRNAAPQVSGISILGPAEAPLALVRGRYRFRLLVHGRRNTDMQAFLRTMLAQAPKERGSVHVQLDVDPQSFL
- a CDS encoding AAA family ATPase, with the translated sequence MLLRSMFAQNYRSLRSIRMDLSGINLFIGENGAGKSNLYRALQLIQAATRGRLAHEIAAEGGMLSSLWSGPRRESEGPVRIRLEAELLDQERAITFRYRVEAGMRPPKAAAGFPFEPQIKAEELSVETGTRPVTTMKRNGPAISVRGPNGRMQDYPEQALTSETAIALLGDAGHYPEVGTLRRAIDGWRFFHGFRTDRSSPLRAPCLAVTAPMLDEDGGNLAAVFATLVHTREDTVDLDRAIAAALGGAGLVVPEPGETAEFGLALPDFPHRVFRPRELSDGQIRFLGLAAALMSYRLPPLIALNEPEASLHPDMLPPLADMIAEASRSSQVWVVTHSELLAAAVGERCGVRARRVVRQDGATWIEGMRLTGIIDEEE
- a CDS encoding GNAT family N-acetyltransferase; the encoded protein is MARRQSTTAFGQLAEAITLVSHGKPGHIVDTLIAERGKRIVRHPLWPVMRPFLYTLLRYNKALQFANDVANMPGFQCFEYMSNLLMLDIAVRYGERIPASGGFILVSNHPTGIADGVAVFDLLKSRRPDMMFFANRDAVRVNPRFAEMVIPVEWRDEYKTKLKTRETLQFTNHAVKERKATILFPSGRIAYWANGRLNERPWKNSAVGLARKYNLPILPVHMTARNSGLFYWFAKWSTELRDMTVFHELLNKRGDRFDFIIGNLVPVEHLDGDINEVTKALEKHTVHDLLADSDARFLPLVQPPAPEIVAAHSFR
- a CDS encoding tyrosine recombinase XerC → MNELLIIADPRLMAERNAWLENLKRERRLSEHTLDAYERDSRQFLTFLTGHIGGPATVKDIASLRPADFRAFLAARRKEGSGARSLGRNLAGLRSLLRYLEKKGLVNAAGAGAVRSPKQPKSLPKPLSDKQAITVASDAAQLHEQPWIAARDAAVFTLLYGCGLRISEALDLTADNLHAGATTLRITGKGNKTRLVPLLPVVLEAVEKYRSLCPYHLDNAAPLFRGARGGKLQAGIIQRTMQRMRGAFGLPETATPHALRHSFATHLLAGGGDLRTIQELLGHASLSTTQVYTGVDSARLLEVYDRAHPRA
- a CDS encoding TraB/GumN family protein, which gives rise to MTISIGHRAFGIARPGNILLWLIAALHMLLAATLLATLLSVSTAQAADDTCTGKNLMTELQQKNPARYAEVVKEADAVPNGKGIFWRIEKPGLKPSWLLGSMHVTDPRVLDLPPHAQAARDSVDTIIIESDEILSEKKAAAALLARPDLTMFTDGTTIEKLLSPEDYARLDAGLKQRGIPLAAVSRMRPWMIASAVALPACEISRKAKGIRFLDQEIAADAAAEGKQVRGLETLAEQLQAMAELPVEFHLKSLIETLELGSKMNDVVETMTDLYLTGDIGMTIPMLKTVSPDGKNEESDYASFEQRIILDRNKIMAERAAPILANGNVFMAVGALHLPGEAGVVELLRKQGFTVSTVN